Proteins encoded by one window of Blautia faecicola:
- a CDS encoding cytidine deaminase: MEKKQIEEMIDLAIEQLQYSYVPYSHFHVGAALLAKDGLYYTGCNIENAAYTPTNCAERTAFFKAISEGVREFDAICIVGGKDGVLTEYAAPCGVCRQVMMEFCDPKTFKVILAVSKEQYDVYTLEELLPQGFGPANLA; encoded by the coding sequence ATGGAAAAAAAGCAGATAGAAGAAATGATTGATCTTGCGATCGAACAGCTGCAATACTCCTATGTACCGTATTCTCATTTTCACGTGGGAGCAGCACTGCTGGCAAAAGACGGTCTGTATTACACCGGCTGCAACATTGAAAATGCAGCGTATACACCGACCAACTGTGCGGAGCGTACCGCATTTTTCAAGGCGATAAGCGAAGGCGTACGGGAGTTTGATGCGATCTGTATCGTCGGCGGAAAAGACGGCGTGCTGACCGAATACGCAGCACCGTGTGGCGTGTGCAGACAGGTCATGATGGAATTCTGCGATCCGAAAACCTTCAAAGTGATCCTTGCAGTGAGCAAAGAACAATACGATGTGTATACGCTGGAAGAACTTCTTCCACAGGGATTCGGACCGGCAAATCTTGCATAA
- the deoC gene encoding deoxyribose-phosphate aldolase has translation MQTNEILKHVDHTLLLQGATWEEIRQICDDGAKYQTASVCIPPSYIKQASEYVQGKVAICTVIGFPNGYMTTATKAFETKDALENGADEIDMVINIGWLKDKKYDAIENEIRTLKEVCGEKVLKVIIETCLLTDEEKIKMCEIVTRAGADYIKTSTGFSTGGATFADIELFAKHVGEGVKIKAAGGISSMDDAEKFLELGADRLGTSRIIKLIKKEEATGY, from the coding sequence ATGCAGACAAATGAGATCTTAAAACATGTAGACCATACCCTGTTATTACAGGGAGCCACCTGGGAAGAAATCCGTCAGATCTGTGATGACGGTGCAAAATACCAGACCGCATCCGTGTGTATTCCGCCAAGCTATATAAAACAGGCGAGTGAGTATGTACAGGGAAAAGTAGCCATCTGTACCGTTATCGGATTTCCGAACGGCTATATGACCACAGCTACCAAAGCATTTGAAACAAAAGATGCGCTGGAAAACGGTGCCGATGAGATCGATATGGTCATCAACATCGGATGGCTGAAAGACAAAAAATACGATGCGATCGAAAACGAGATCCGCACCTTAAAAGAAGTATGCGGGGAGAAAGTCCTGAAAGTAATCATCGAAACCTGTCTGCTGACAGACGAAGAGAAGATCAAAATGTGTGAGATCGTAACGCGCGCAGGTGCCGATTATATCAAGACTTCCACCGGATTCTCCACCGGCGGTGCGACTTTTGCCGATATTGAACTGTTTGCGAAACATGTGGGCGAGGGCGTGAAGATCAAGGCAGCAGGCGGCATCTCCAGCATGGACGATGCGGAAAAATTCCTGGAACTCGGCGCGGACCGTCTCGGAACGAGCCGTATCATCAAACTGATCAAAAAGGAAGAAGCAACAGGATATTAA
- the udp gene encoding uridine phosphorylase, translating to MKNYSEDASRQYHIQVAKGEVGRYVILPGDPKRCAKIAKYFDDPVLVADNREYVTYTGTLDGVKVSVTSTGIGGPSASIAMEELYRCGADTFIRIGTCGGMQTEVKSGDVIVATGAIRMEGTSKEYAPIEFPAVADLSVTNALVEAAKAEGCQYHTGVVQCKDAFYGQHEPETKPVSYELMNKWEAWKRMGCLASEMESAALFIVASHLRVRAGSCFLVVANQEREKLGLENPVVHDTEKAIQVAVQAIRNMIKADQNK from the coding sequence ATGAAAAATTATTCAGAAGATGCAAGCAGACAGTATCATATTCAGGTAGCAAAAGGAGAAGTGGGACGCTATGTGATCCTGCCGGGTGACCCGAAACGCTGTGCAAAGATTGCAAAATATTTTGATGATCCGGTTCTTGTAGCGGACAACAGAGAATATGTAACGTATACAGGAACTCTTGATGGGGTAAAAGTAAGTGTGACCTCCACCGGTATCGGCGGACCGTCCGCATCCATCGCAATGGAAGAACTGTATCGCTGCGGTGCAGACACCTTTATCCGTATCGGTACGTGTGGCGGTATGCAGACAGAAGTAAAGAGCGGTGATGTGATCGTTGCCACCGGAGCGATCCGTATGGAAGGAACTAGCAAAGAGTACGCACCGATCGAGTTCCCGGCAGTGGCAGATCTGTCCGTGACCAATGCACTGGTGGAAGCTGCAAAAGCAGAAGGCTGCCAGTATCATACCGGTGTGGTACAGTGCAAAGACGCTTTTTACGGTCAGCATGAGCCGGAGACAAAACCGGTCAGCTACGAACTGATGAACAAATGGGAGGCATGGAAACGCATGGGCTGCCTCGCTTCCGAGATGGAATCCGCAGCACTCTTTATCGTGGCAAGCCACCTGAGAGTCCGCGCTGGCTCCTGTTTCCTGGTCGTAGCCAATCAGGAAAGAGAAAAACTGGGACTGGAAAACCCGGTGGTACACGATACCGAAAAAGCGATCCAGGTAGCCGTACAGGCAATCCGTAACATGATCAAAGCAGACCAGAACAAATAA
- a CDS encoding ABC transporter permease, whose translation MLLLIQYTLIFASVLALVALGGCFSEHSGVINIGLEGIMVMGALGGALAMKFVPAGVPAIVMFLLVVLASLLMGVLFSLLLGVAAINFNADQTLVGTALNLMGTAAAVVIVRAINVAENPDNVSSTIVYRKAKQVFLVNIGDFEFNWFMLIVVLVLIAAHIVLYKTRFGLRLCACGEHPQAADSVGISVYKMRYAGVLISGALGGLGGLVYITAGVSEWKFENGVAGFGFLALAVMIFGQWKPVNIGLAALLFGFFRALSNVYTGFAPLVALKLPSSLYNMLPYIISLVVLAFISRKSRAPKAEGIPYDKGQR comes from the coding sequence ATGTTGTTACTGATTCAATATACATTAATTTTCGCCTCTGTACTGGCGCTGGTAGCCCTTGGCGGCTGCTTTTCGGAACACAGTGGTGTCATCAACATCGGGCTGGAAGGAATCATGGTTATGGGAGCACTCGGCGGAGCCCTGGCGATGAAATTCGTTCCGGCAGGCGTACCGGCGATCGTGATGTTTTTACTAGTCGTTCTGGCAAGCCTTCTGATGGGTGTACTGTTTTCCCTGCTTCTTGGTGTGGCAGCTATTAACTTCAATGCCGACCAGACACTGGTAGGTACTGCACTGAACCTGATGGGAACAGCGGCAGCCGTTGTCATCGTAAGAGCCATCAACGTGGCAGAGAACCCGGACAACGTATCCTCCACGATCGTATACCGGAAAGCAAAACAGGTATTTCTGGTAAATATCGGAGATTTTGAATTTAACTGGTTTATGCTGATCGTCGTACTCGTTCTGATCGCAGCACATATTGTACTGTACAAAACAAGATTCGGACTGCGCCTCTGTGCATGTGGCGAACATCCGCAGGCAGCAGATTCCGTAGGTATCTCCGTATACAAAATGCGCTACGCCGGTGTCCTGATCTCCGGAGCACTCGGCGGACTTGGCGGTCTGGTCTATATCACCGCCGGTGTCAGCGAATGGAAATTTGAGAATGGTGTGGCAGGTTTTGGTTTCCTTGCACTTGCCGTTATGATTTTCGGTCAGTGGAAACCGGTCAATATCGGACTGGCAGCCCTGTTATTCGGATTCTTCCGTGCACTGTCCAACGTGTATACAGGATTTGCCCCGTTAGTGGCACTGAAACTGCCAAGCAGTTTATATAACATGCTTCCGTATATTATTTCTCTGGTTGTTCTGGCATTTATCTCTAGAAAATCCAGAGCACCGAAAGCGGAAGGTATCCCGTACGATAAGGGACAGAGATAA